The sequence CTGATCTAAAATCTAATAAGCCACGTGGTAGGTTATCCAGTAAACTTGGTGATGATGAGTATCATCCTCACAAGGTTTATAAATTAGATGGTGATTTGAATGTTGATAACACTTCGTTTGCAATTAGTCGTTGTAACAAAGTAATGTTTGGAGAGAAACATATCATGAGTAGATCATTTCAAGCAACATGGTTTCTTGAAGAAAAAGCTTCTATAAGAGAACTATGGAAAGTTCATATGGAGTCTTGTGTTGATGCGTCGCCACTAGTTGTTGCAAGAGAAAATGACATTTTTGTGTACATTGGATCTCATTCACACAAATTTATCTGCATAAAAGCATCAAGGCAAGTGTCTATTTTAACTGGATAAATTTGTTTCATTATTCAAAAGTTGCAGATCATCTGAATTGTTAATTCTCCATCACATGAACTGCACAGTGGTTTTGTTCAGTGGGAGGTACAATTAGAAGGAAGAGTTGAGTGCTCAGCTGCAATATTGGGTGATTTTTCTGAGGTTGACTTATAGCTATCAAATcattatgtatatctatatatgtatattcaaTATGTAATGTATGTATTTTGGCAACATGTGTTATGTTCTAGGTAGTAGTTGGGTGCTACAAAGGAAACATATATTTTCTGAATTCCTTGAATGGAATCATCAGCTGGACTTACCAGACAGGTGACGAAGTAAAGGCACAGCCATTGGTCGACAAACAAAGACATTTAGTATGGTAATGTTCACCTTTTTCACGAACGTTTACTATTTCATATGTAATGCATTGATTTGATAATGTATAAATATCCCTACTAACTTTATAAACTAGTTATGTTTTACAATATACTGATATACAGGTGTGGATCTTATGATCATAATCTCTACGCCCTTGATTATCGACGTTACTGTTGTGTCTACAAGCTAAATTGTGATGGGAGTATATATGGGTCACCTGTTATAAATGAAGTGAGTTTACGTAATTACCTGATGTAATTCATCATATTGTCTGTTAGATCACAATCACAATTGTTCTCGCATATTCAGTTACTTATGAGCACTCATAAACCATTATTATGTTGTTCAATTATAAAGGATGATGAAAGGCTTTACTTTGCATCCACCAATGGTAGTATGACCGCATTATCGTTAAAGGTACAGTGCAATATTAAATTTGAGTTTGCTATCAATGTTTATGTCAATTTACAAAGCTTATCTGTCTAAATTTGTACAGGAGGTACCATTTAGTGTGTTATGGCTGCAAGACATGGGATCTCCAATTTTTGGTTCTCTCTCTATTGATCATGTTAGAGGAAACGGTATATGCACTTTTCCCTTCACATTTGAATTTTTATCTGCATCATCCaagagagttataaaagtacttaaACTTTGCCTGATTAGTTTTCAACTCGTCAAATGTAATAATGTTGATATACAGTTACAGAAACACTAAACCCttattttattaatatacattTTTGTTGAAGTGGTGCATCTTGTCATACTATTTACAGTTAAATAATAATGTTGAATCACAAGTACTGGGGATTTACCTTATAATTTCTAACATTTTTGTTTATGCATGCCATTGAGTAGTGTATGTACATATAAAGCTTTAAGAATTTACTTGTACGCTTTTGGCAGTCATTTGTTGTTTGGTGAATGGACATATTGTTGCTGTTGATGCAAATGGATCCATCCTTTGGCGTGTAAGATTCATTCTCTATCTTCATATtatgcatatttatatttatatatgaaattaaaTTTTTATACCTATAAATGTCTCTTATACTAGATCTTATCTCTGGATGCTTTAATTTATTCCAGGGAATAACTGGAGGACCAATTTTTGCTGGACCATGTGTATCCCATGTTCTAAAAAACCAGGTTAACTTTTCTTATTATTGGACATAATTCTGTTTATCTGTGGAATTTAATTTTCACCCTTATATTCATTCGAAGTTGAAATGGTTACTCACATATCAGATATTGATGGTAGCATTTGTGTGCCTGTTTTACTCTTATATTTTCTATAACAATTATACAATTTAATATATTTCAGGTTTGTAGTTAAATGCTCAAAGTTGTTTGTTTTGTTTCATCTGACAGGTGGTTATATGCTCCAGAGATGGCAGTGTCTATTCATTTGGTTTGGTAATGACCTCTGTTGATCGCTTTAACACTTTATACCTGCATCGATGACAATTTTGTGATctgaataatgataataactgcAGGAGAATGGATACTTACTCTGGAAACACGATTTGGGTGATCCAATTAGTTCGTCTGCTTATATAGATGAGAACTTGCAGTTTATATCTGATAATTCAGTTACTTCAGACAGGTAATTAAAGCTCATATGAATAACTATGTGAACGCCTTCATTACTTTTCACACTGATTTTTGTCAACTTTTGTTCAGGCTAATATGTGTTTGTACCAGTTCTGGAGTTATAGTTCTACTCAGAATCAACTTAGAGTGTGTTGAAGAGAAATATGTGGTGCGGGAACTTTGTAGGTTGGACATTAAAGGAGCTATTTTCTCTTCCCCAGTGATGATTGGTGGCAGGATTTTTGTTGGTTGTAGGGATGATTATGTACATCGTCTTGGGATCAAGAATGAAATATAAACTAATGAAAAGTGGCCCCTGGTTCCGTCCACCTGAAATTTGTTTGGTTCATTGACTCGAAGCTTGTAGAATTGCATCATCAATCATTGCTGCAGTTAACATTTGTTGCCCAAAATCAAtgatcttgcattgaggtaggaaaATTAGGTGAGTTAAATTTGTTTGGTAATTGGTAAAATGGGTATTTCTTATTATGGGTTGGGACATGACCCTTTGACATGAAAGGAAGTTTTTACCTTTTCTGAAATTATAAATAAGTAATGTATTACATGTGGGTAAATGGGTCTGGTTTTCCATGTCCAAACTACCCGGGGAGGATGACTATTTTACTCACATGTACGCAGCCTAATGGTTTATCCCATGACAGTTTCCGACCCTCTATGAGATATGCTGCTAGTGAGGTTTGAACGGTTGAATTTGAGACCTCTTGTGATGATAATGTATTGCATGaactatattattataataaaatattatttcgGTATAATTGTTTAGGATTTTATAAACATTGGAGTACACCTGTTAAAGAGCACATAACCCAAATAATCGAATTTAGTGATTAATGGGCCAAAACTGACCCATATAAGTTTCGTTTCAGAGCATGGATTTTCCAACACGATTTTTCATTATTGTATCAAGTGATGGATCTTTCGAAGAAGTGTGATAGTATCGAATTATATAGAGGAAGAACTGCAATAAAATATCCAAGCTCTTAACAGGTGAATATTCAATACTTGTCTTTCGAGTTATTTAATCAATTTTGTCTTATATAGAATGATTAGGCTTATGTCTCTCTGTATTTTCCTTTTATATATCGTATAACTGATGTATTCTAAAAAGTAGGGCGAAAATATATAAATAGGTCGATTTTGATTTCGATTTCTTTCTAGGGGAGAATTTCATCTTTATTGTCAAAAAGGTTGAATAGTTATCCCCAGTAATACTCGAATACATAAAATCTCATGTATTGCATTAGTAAGAAAAAAGTTTATATTATAACAAAAGGAGATGCCTCATATTTTCTGTTTTCAGGGGGTAAGGTTGTACATGACGATCAACTACTAACCAATCCACGCTATAAAAATTTCAAAATGACTTCATATTAGAACCAACCACAATGCAATTAAGTAATTAAAACTCCAGAAGCGAATGCCACTTACCTTACCACTATATAGATTTATGTAATCGTCATAGTTTAGAAGCTAAGTCAAAATACATTCAGAGAACGAGTACGTTCACAAACTCATAAACATCCACACGACACAAGCAGAAGACAGACACGACCATGAACACGAATAGAACACGAAAAGTCGAAAACAAACAATAACTCAAAAAACACACAATTACACATGAAACTAAAACAGAACGAACACACACACTACACACGGACACAACCAAGCACGGAACAAGGTTTGTAGCATCTAATCTTGCCAACCACTTGCTACCAAATCATTCGTTTAATCCTTCAGCCCCCCTCCTATCCTCACTAAGGACATCATCCCCAACATCCAACAAAGCTAGACTTTCTTGGTATTTGTCAATATAAATCGAGTCCTCCATTATAAACCCTCTGCATTCCGAATCATAATATCCCACATTGCGATCACGTATCTTCGTCTTTCTATATCTAGCCCCCATGAGTAGTTCCCCATTGTCTCTAATTCTCAAAACTCGGCCCAAATCTATTCTACCATAAGATATTTTACATATTTCTTCCCAAGAGTTTTGTTTCTCATAATTGTTCAAAGCCCACATGTTATATTTACTTGCTCCTCTCGAATGCAACTGAAGACGCATAGGTTTTATCACAATCAACCGCTCATTAAATAACTCAAGCTCTAAGTTTATTGGGGATTCATCATCTAAAGGTTCAGGCAATTGAATTTCTTCAAACATTTCTGCACTCACATCAAATTTCATGATTGAACATTGCGTAATTATGTGCCAACCGTGAGACACCCAACGATACATTATCCAGTACACGCAACCGTTTAAATACACGGGTGACCCCTTGAAATAAATGCAAAGAAAATCAGAAGGAAATGGGATTGCCCTCCAAATGGCAGTTTTCACGCCATATATGTCAACCTGAAATCATAATTCAAACAATTAGTAATAGGTTCTAAAAGATTAGTATAAATTcagttgtaatatattaaaattatatagAATTTAAGAATCATATACATGTAAAGCAACACTTGCCTGAGGTCTAGGGGAATAGTGATAATTGTAAGCCAATCGGACAACCTTATAATCATCGGTGACCTTATCGTACCCAAATCCTAGAGCTACAGAGTAGTTCAGCATACGTCTTATGCGCATCATAGGAGGAAAAATAGGTAGTTTTATTCGAATTGATGGATTCCACAGAATGATTTTTTCTTCTTTGTATGCGCATTTTTTATGACCAAGGCATACAACACCATCGATACTCCCAATTATCCTCAAATAGTATCTGGGGCAAGGGGTGCAATTGAAAGGAAATTCAATAACAGTATCTGGATCAACAGTCAAAGCTAGACTGTCATGATGCACACTGTACATTTCCCTGTCGTGCATCAAATCATAGCGACGCATAAGCAAACGGGGGTTTGATTTGTTGTATTTTTCGAGATAAAAGATTTGGaatttgttggaggttttattgaaaatttcgtgtagggtaaaataatcgatag comes from Rutidosis leptorrhynchoides isolate AG116_Rl617_1_P2 chromosome 4, CSIRO_AGI_Rlap_v1, whole genome shotgun sequence and encodes:
- the LOC139841752 gene encoding F-box/kelch-repeat protein At3g23880-like — its product is MYSVHHDSLALTVDPDTVIEFPFNCTPCPRYYLRIIGSIDGVVCLGHKKCAYKEEKIILWNPSIRIKLPIFPPMMRIRRMLNYSVALGFGYDKVTDDYKVVRLAYNYHYSPRPQVDIYGVKTAIWRAIPFPSDFLCIYFKGSPVYLNGCVYWIMYRWVSHGWHIITQCSIMKFDVSAEMFEEIQLPEPLDDESPINLELELFNERLIVIKPMRLQLHSRGASKYNMWALNNYEKQNSWEEICKISYGRIDLGRVLRIRDNGELLMGARYRKTKIRDRNVGYYDSECRGFIMEDSIYIDKYQESLALLDVGDDVLSEDRRGAEGLNE